The Coregonus clupeaformis isolate EN_2021a chromosome 20, ASM2061545v1, whole genome shotgun sequence genome contains a region encoding:
- the lbx1b gene encoding transcription factor LBX1b has product MTSKEVAKCDAVENRRRSPLDHLPPPANSNKPLTPFSIEDILNKPSVKRSYTICGTAHLISSAEKHRSSSISALSNRALLTQTSPLCALEELASKTFKGLEVSVLQAAEGRDGMTLFGQRNTPKKRRKSRTAFTNHQIYELEKRFLYQKYLSPADRDQIAQQLGLTNAQVITWFQNRRAKLKRDLEEMKADVESAKAIGDGIVPLEKLAKLADLEKCANGTLGHHPRADSPAQSGQQEYVLARKLRMSPLSPFSDHTTSKECSEDDEDVEIDVDD; this is encoded by the exons ATGACATCCAAAGAAGTCGCCAAATGTGATGCGGTCGAGAATAGGAGGCGAAGTCCGTTGGACCATCTTCCTCCGCCTGCAAACTCGAATAAGCCCCTGACACCGTTCAGTATCGAAGACATTCTCAACAAACCCTCCGTGAAACGAAGTTACACCATTTGTGGGACAGCACACCTGATTTCATCGGCTGAGAAGCACCGTTCGTCCAGCATCTCTGCTCTGTCCAACAGGGCACTGCTCACACAAACCTCACCACTCTGCGCCCTGGAAGAACTAGCCAGCAAAACCTTCAAGGGACTCGAAGTTAGCGTGCTACAAGCAGCTGAAG GGAGAGACGGTATGACACTATTTGGGCAAAGAAACACCCCGAAGAAGCGAAGGAAGTCCAGGACAGCCTTCACCAACCACCAAATCTACGAATTAGAGAAAAGATTCCTGTATCAGAAATATTTGTCTCCCGCTGACCGAGACCAAATCGCCCAACAATTGGGTCTAACGAACGCCCAAGTCATCACGTGGTTCCAGAACAGGAGAGCCAAACTAAAGCGGGATCTGGAAGAGATGAAGGCGGACGTGGAGTCGGCCAAAGCTATAGGTGACGGTATTGTACCTCTGGAGAAACTCGCCAAGCTCGCTGACCTCGAGAAATGTGCCAATGGAACGCTCGGACATCACCCGCGAGCCGATTCTCCCGCGCAGAGTGGCCAACAAGAGTACGTGCTCGCTCGCAAACTGCGGATGTCCCCCCTGTCGCCATTTTCAGACCACACAACAAGTAAAGAATGCTCAGAGGACGACGAAGACGTGGAAATTGATGTGGATGACTGA